In one Elephas maximus indicus isolate mEleMax1 chromosome 9, mEleMax1 primary haplotype, whole genome shotgun sequence genomic region, the following are encoded:
- the C9H9orf153 gene encoding uncharacterized protein C9orf153 homolog produces MPLIEDINPTTDSMEEVSPKCSLPELYAFVEDFKKESKKCNIEKTHNMSLSDAQKMLSQSLHGMSFISGTGLRRGDPQPVLTKTIHGSKGSGVEIL; encoded by the exons ATGCCCCTCATTGAAGATATCAATCCAACTACAGACAGCATGGAAGAAGTATCTCCCAAATGTTCG CTGCCTGAATTGTACgcatttgttgaggattttaaaaaagagagtaaGAAATGTAATATTGAAAAAACTCACAATATGTCTCTTAGTGACGCACAGAAAATGCTTAGTCAAAGCTTGCATGGCATGTCATTCATAAGCGGAACTGGCCTGAGAAGAGGAGACCCCCAACCTGTTCTTAC aaaaacaattcatggaTCTAAAGGATCTGGAGTGGAGATATTATAA